One genomic region from Xyrauchen texanus isolate HMW12.3.18 chromosome 4, RBS_HiC_50CHRs, whole genome shotgun sequence encodes:
- the LOC127642949 gene encoding B-cell CLL/lymphoma 7 protein family member A-like: protein MSGRSVRAETRSRAKVDIKRVMAAIEKVRKWEKKWVTVGDTSLRIYKWVPVTESKSDDKNKNKKKSKDDKYGSEVTTPENSSSPGMMDMHDDNSNQSSIADSSPLKQENSNNTSPTPEPTAASQSDGNDLKSDQCPFKQPSSGQDHKEQNHSSLESTTAKRDSKSQADSEHLLVSSKSAQELEDGAPPSKKGKMDSSSEES from the exons ATGTCGGGGAGGTCGGTTCGCGCGGAGACGCGGAGCAGGGCGAAAGTTGATATCAAGCGGGTTATGGCTGCAATTGAAAAAGTGCGGAAATG GGAGAAGAAATGGGTGACTGTTGGTGACACATCACTGCGAATTTACAAGTGGGTACCAGTGACAGAATCCAAGTCAGATGAT AAGAATAAAAACAAGAAGAAGAGCAAAGATGACAAGTATGGTTCTGAGGTCACAACACCTGAGAACAGCTCTTCTCCAGGAATGATGGATATGCATG ATGATAACAGTAACCAGAGCTCCATTGCAGACTCATCTCCACTAAAGCAAGAGAACAGCAACAACACAAGTCCTACACCTGAACCCACGGCAGCTTCTCAGAGTGACGGCAATGACTTGAAAAGTGACCAATGTCCTTTCAAACAGCCTTCATCTGGTCAGGATCATAAGG AACAAAATCACAGCTCATTAGAGTCTACAACAGCTAAAAGGGACAGCAAGTCACAGGCGGATTCCGAACACCTTTTAGTCTCTTCAAAATCGGCTCAG GAATTGGAAGATGGTGCTCCCCCAAGCAAAAAAGGGAAAATGGATTCTTCCTCTGAGGAAAGCTAA